The Gigantopelta aegis isolate Gae_Host chromosome 3, Gae_host_genome, whole genome shotgun sequence genome segment TGGAAGAAAATCAATATTGTCAAGACCAAGATGGCTCAGCACACTGCAACGACTGTCCGGTCTATGAGTCATCAACAAAAGCCACAAACAACTGTTGATTATGTTTCGCGAGAGGAAATTCTAAAGATTTGTTCGCTCGATGTGGTGATTACCTTGTCACATGTATTGATCTTCTCTTCTAATTAGTTTGAAGCActtctgtaaaacaaataacagaggGAAAACCACTAAATATCCCTCTTGAGTCTCGTTCAGTCGTGTAGAATAGTATGGAGATACTGAaacaccaatagagcaaattAAACAACTTAGATTAATTCGATTCCTGTTCTGATTAGCTTAGCTTTAGCTTGACAGTTTTGCACTCGTCCCCAGTCATCCTTGACACTTTGACCCACGTTCAGCTCATTTGTACGAGCgttatatgtaatttaaagccCCGCTCTCGCTTCACCTCATTATAATACCATTTACTGATgtaaaatacaataacaatTATCGTTTTAATAAAGCAGTATGTTATTAATGTCAACGGTTATCGACGTCTACATTCATACTGTTGCTATGTTTCTAAAACTAGTACTTTGTAACACAAATCGGTAGATTAGCGTTCCGCTTGTGAGTTTTAAAATGCTAAATAACACATCTTCGTGTGATCTAGATTAGCAAGATGTGGATAAGTCTATTCTAAactgttaaataataacaatgtactTGAAATTACAGATTTATGTTAAACTATTGTCCGTACAACAGTAATCTTATACTATGAAATATTTCACTTCCTGTTTTGCAGCTATGCGGGGTTGTATTGTGAGGTCATCCAGGGTTACTCCAAAGGTGCAGGATACAAGCCAGGCATGAAGTTTGAAGACGACCGCTTTCGTAATACGTGGACGGCAGTCAGCATTGACGGTTCTTGGTGCTTTGTCAACTGTAACTGGGGCGCGCGGCACGTTAAAGCGGGTTCCAGTCGAACCACCAGTGAACTCACTGGACACAAGAGAACCAAGAGAGACAGTGACGATTTCGGACAGTTTTCTTACGAATGTGACGAGTTCTACTTCATAACAGACCCCGAGGACCACATCTACCAGCATTTCCCAGACGACCCGTCCTGGCAGCTCCTGGAGTGCCCCATCACGCTCAGTGAATTCATCAGTCTACCTGTCGTGAAGTCGCCATTCTTCAACTATTCACTCAAATTCGTCATGCATTACGACTGCATACAAGAGACTGAGTCTGGTATTGTTCTTATCCAGGTAACAGTTCCTAGTCCCGTTGGATTCGGATATACTCTTGAGCCAAAAGACAAGGATGCAAGTCCACCCTCCCTAGAAGGTCGCGTCATGTTAAGGATAATTGGTCATAAAGCGATCTTTACTGTAGCACCACCTAAAAAAGGCAGATATTATTTTTCCATTTTTGCAAAAGACAGTTGGTGTTCGGATTCTCTACAAAGTGCATGTGCTTTTCAGATAAAATGCCGAGAAAGGAAAGAATACATTAGAAGTCCCTACCCAAAGGTTTCATTCTTTGGCCCGACTCCAAGCATGAGCAACTACGGCTTGCTTCCACAAACACACATTGACCCAGCAGTTACATACAGCCATGACGATCTTGTGTTTAACTTCCAGCTTCACCATGACATCAGACTATCACATTCACTTCATTACCATGGCAACGAACCTGGTGCTACTGACGAAGATTTTcaaagatatatttttgtaaaacaacGAGATGACAATTCTATTTCCTATTTATTACGTTGTCCCTTTATTGGAAAGTATGTATTCGCCATATTTGGGGCAAGAATGACCTCTCCTGACACAGACAGCAGCGCCCCGTTTGAGTGCCTGTTCCGATACCTTGTTGAGTGTAAACAAGCCGCAAAAATCAAAAGACCCTTGCCTCGTGCCTGCCATCGATGGTACAATGGCACATTACTAGAACCAATGTCTGGTGACCTAGAGTCTGACGCATGTGTGACATTCAGAGTCCGGGCGCCAATGGCTTCAGATGTAGCGCTTCTCATTGGCGATGCGTGGTTTCATTTTAAGATCATTGCAGATAGTATCTGGGAAGGATTTGTTAAAACAGGAAAGAAGCCATGTTTGGCTAAACTGTACGCGAAACTAGACAAAGAGAAGGCCAGGTTTTCTCCATTATTGGAGTTTCAGGTGAAATGATAGAAACCGTCAGACGATACGACATCCAAAATGTTTGGTTGTCATGTACAAACGCACACAGAGTCTACAATGACTgagtgtttattatttatttaaaagaaatcgCTTGTGTACTTAATGGATGTGAGTAGATACGGAAACGAGGTcttgtgtaatatatatgttattgtatatgtatatgtatatgtatatacactcAATCATGTTTGTGCTTGCTCGATGGGTGTTTATTGCTGTTTTAAACTCACTGAAAGGTTGTTAAATTATAAGAATAGCATTTTGTAGTTATAATGGAAAGacaatgaattattaaattacatttttaaagaaatgataattacattttgttgattattttattagtttcaaaatacatgtgcatgtaatCTAAAGGATACGGAGAAATCTCTTGATTTGAAAGCACTAATGGATATGTCGAGATCAGCTATGTACATATCAAGTAGACTGTGcttatttaattcaattcaatttattgcataataccaaacaaactggtgtcagcaaacagataataaaaaataataaaaaataaaaaaatatttaaaaacaaaacaaaaaaacaacaacaaacaataaaaacaaaacaaaaacaaacaaaaaacaacaattaataataataacaatattaatgtacaggcCAGACGGAAgcaaaatttgtattatatttataggaataaaattactatataataaagtatattataaaaataaaatgctcaAAGTacttggaaataaataaattaaattactgcccCACTGATAGCCAAAACAAGAACTTTACGTTTAAAAATACAGCCGGCAATGAATGTTAATGCATGGTTAAGAATTTCAATGTCAGCATTATTGTATGACATATGTTGGCTGCAAATACGGTCTCGTTCCATCCATAAACGTACGGGCTCTCGTTTGTGTAGGGGGCAGGCTGTTTTAAACGACAAtacccaaatctggataacaacatttattcatattagaatTGCTACCAAATTGctatataaggttgcaaacAAAACACTACGCATTTTcccatggattacaactaatattgtgggtagaatgatggaaacatatagtaaaaaggtttcaggctagctcattttgcccgaaaatctatcgtttttgcccgaatttgaggatttgctctaGCAAGGGTGGGGGCGGGAGGCAACTGCCCTTGTATGCATTGACCCTCCAGTTCGTAGCCAAACCCATATGACAGAAAGGTAAGGTGTCATTTTTTTCCAATTGTTGGAACAAATATCTGTGTGGAAAAAGacaaatgtaaatgtatttcacTGAGTTTGAAATAAAACGTACCTAACTACGTCGATGCGGCATACTATACACGGGCAGGACCTGTGATGACAATTCTGTTAGCGTGTCCTATTGACGGAGACTCCGTGACTGATGTGTCCTTTCAGTGGGGAGTGGCAGATagtatggaaggaaggaaatgttttatttaacgacgcactcaacacattttatttacggttatatgacgtctgacatatggttaaagaccacacagatattgagagaggaaacacgctgtcgccacttcatgggctactcttttcgatttgcagcaagggatttttttatatgcaccatcccacagacaggatagtacataccacggcctttgttacaccagttgtggagcactggctggaacgagaaataaatagcccaatgggctcaccgactgggatcgatcttagCAGATGGTATGGATGCCTGTTCAAAATCTACTTTTATAATAAAACCGAGACCAATTACAACTACAGTTATTTCTCTTTTGATTATACTtaattatactagtatacatgtatcattaagTTTTCTATTAGTTGTGGAATGCATCAAGCAAGGCAACTTAATAGATTTTTCTTTGTCTGGACAGATAAAGAGGTAAACCTGATATAAAGTCATCTTGGTTTACCATTATCTATTAGTTTAGCCTTTGAACACGATAACCGATGTATATTATTGATGGAAATAAGAGAGACAAGGACAAAGCAAATTAAGGCAGAATGTACTGGATTCTATTTATAACTTTCCTAATCACGAACGCCATTTGTCTCAAACTTAATACCTGACACTGCTATTAGTTTAGATTTTGTCACAACAGACTGCTCTCCCCGGGAAGTAAACTAACACTAACTCTAGGCACTATTAGCCAGTATGATCAAGGACGGGTTCCTATATCCAGCTGTAATTTATATTCATCACAGGAATTCTAAATTTATGACGGTacgaaatacaaaatgtttattgtGTCTTCGTTAGTCACAAACAGGTTCCATAACATCTATACTATTCCAAAATGTTATTCATCTtagctatatatatttatttatttatttatttatttgacgTGGAAGAGGATGACTGGGGGTCAGTGATCATACCATCGATATGTCAACAACTGATAGTAGTAAAatggtagtagtaattgtagtagtagtagtaattctAATAGAAGCTGGTACGGTGTGGTAGtggtattaattataataacagtTTGTCAGCTGAATTCCATGGGTACTTCGACAAAACTGTTGACCTGATTATACAAAGTAAGTACACCTATGTACACTTCATTAAACACACTACGGTAGCTTCTCCTTCTTTTTAACTCGTGGCCATCCGAAGCTGGTTGTGGTGAACGAGTAATCTGGAAGAGAGTAATATGGTCCCGGGTCCACTATTCTCCTGTGAGTGTCAACAAATGGGTACATTACTCCCGAACTAATAACAGTCAGGGGAGACGAGTCTTGTCTCTGCCTCCCGTTTCAACGCCTAGCAGGAACATCTGTCTAATTCGAGATGAACAGCGCTTTGAATTATTTCAaaccgtagcccagtggtaaagcgctcgcctgatgcgcggtcgatctaggatcgatccccgtcggtggacccattgagctatttctcgttccagccagtgtaccatgactggtatatcaaaggctgtggtatgtgctatcctgtctgtggaatggtgtatataaaaaatcacttgctactaatggaaaaatgtagcgagtttcctctctaaaactatatgtcagaattatcaaatgtttaacatccaatagccgatgattaataaatcaatgtgctctagtagtgtcgttaatatatatatatatatatatatatatatatatatatatatatatatatatatatatatatttatttatttatttatttacctacGAGACTAGAAGTACATCATGCCATCAAAGAAGCTATGAAAACACACGTCTTAATTGACACTGGTATgtgaaaaatgtaacatttcatAAAATAGTATATGAAGTATGATCGCATTAAGCATGTAGGCATCCTCATTTGTTGGACTCCAGATCTTAGTTGCTCTTCCGATGCTACGTGATATGTAACTTCTTAGACACCACATCCTACGTGTTTATAGCAGTCGCGTTTCAGGTACACACCAATTAAGTATCGGCTAAACATGCTAGCGTAAAGAAGGTATATTAGTGGAATGTGTGTAAAAGCTGAAGATCATCGTTTTGTGATGTAGTAATGTCCTTTGGTCAGTCTGATGATGTAGCTGATAAATTACAAAGAATTTattcagaaagaaatgtttggttgGAACAAAACTAAAACCTACTTATAAATCTATAACACCATTATAGCCTTTACTCATTTCTTGAGTATATTGTGTGGAGTACGTCACCAAATGTATTACTGACTGCGATCTGCGGAAGACGTGCAGTATGGACCAACTGCAGACTGAATAATGTAGCTGAAATGGTATGAGGAACAGACTGCTCACTACTAATATTTATAACACCATACTACCCCGTCAGGTCCCTATCTGGGCTTTTCAGGGAGTGTATTAGAAATAAAGTGGCCTAATGGGCAAAATTAGTATAATCTTTTCAAAGCAGACTTAATTACAGTTTCATCTTAAAAGATTTACCCATGGAATTTGGATTGTCTACGCACTCTTTTCATCACTGGGTAAGAATTTGTTTCTATATTTAGTAGACAGCACCATACCATATAGTAAATAATAGGACGAACTTTCATTATTTCACAAAACCACATCAAATAAATTCAGTATCCGaggaaataaccaaaaaaagAATCATTATGTTTTTTGGgttggttttttggttttttgtccccaggtcattttgacgatgccagggttggggtgccctgattcatcgcctcacagaatatgaattagattatacacgctaaatactggaagtacatacactttgtggtagtatgctgattatagtaatcgtaatacttatacaaataatgtacatggtgatatatttaatattaatgcatatgtacatgtagatagtagtattataaatgactagttaatagaaatatatttaaataggctggttgatgtaatggggacataaaataaatatataagtttagaaagaaagaatgttaaaaAGAGAAGTTATAGTAGGTAATTATAGTGATAAGTgataatgtcaaaattcacgtcaagcgctcgcttgataattGTCAAATTACTTTCTTGACTGAAGAGTCGTTTCCATGGTGCCCAGACTGTATTATACTCTTCATatttacagtttaaaaaaaaaaaaaaaaattctatttcgtatttttttttaaagttttgagcagctattatatttatttcatttttttccatttttgtcttgtatatataatatttaatgtttattaacagccagtttataaatatgtcttttatatcgcctatttgtccaaataaaataattgttttatttaattttattcgaattccttttttgtttaaaatccaatttaCAACAGCATGCCACAGATCAGTcactttattacaatagtaaaataaatgtgttaatgtttctggTGAACTGCCACAGAACGTACATTcattagtatatatgtatttaattttatgtaaaaaagtattagttgttagtatctggtgtataattctgtattgaaaccatatcAAAGTTGTATCTTTGACACTTATAAAAGGCACTCTATAATAGTTTCCCCATTCTTTTGAGTCAAACGCAAAACCTTGGTTTCTACATCTTATTTGTGATGTTGGTGTAATAATTTCGTGATTTAATAGTTTATACATGTCTTTAATACCTGTTTGACttttaagaataatattaaattttaccgGAAATACAGGATTAGTTAGCAATGTAAATTATGTTCAAATTTGGTTATTCATTATGTTCTATCACTATCCCAATAGATACGAGTATATTACATTAGTGggcgttagataccatttatcttatgagTTCTTTGAAAcgtatctaatgagcgaaagcgacttagatattatttgtaaataacgAGTTGTAATATCTAAGACAATAAAACTTACATATATGCATGGATTTGGTCTATCAAAAGTCTGAGTTGAAATGCCCAGGTCTAATAGCTTTAGAGATTTTACCCAGGTATGTACTCCAAGCTACAGACGTGCAAGAGAAAGACAAGTTTTAGTTGGTAGAAAGCATGTGAGTTGTGCAAAGCTTGATATAACCAAGTGAACGGCTGAAATAAAAGACTAATATTAGtactaatacacacatacacgcacacacacacacacacacacacattgacagTGGCtgaaatacataatataaaatacattgtatatatatctaaaatGACCCTATGTTACACAACTACTATATAAGGGTTCTAGAAGTGCGCtcacaatacaatacagtgcagtgcaatacaatacaatgcaatgcaatacaatacaatgcatgCTAGTGcactttaaaatattgtactgtgtaggtgccctttttaaCCCTCCTTGAATATTTTaggtttcctttttaaatattccacCACTCCCTGAGCCCTGTATGGACGAAGGAATTGGTCAACACCGGAACCTGCGCCCATTTCCCACCCGGGGCATCTAGTGATACATGCCTAGCATTAGTATTTAACCCAGcgactaattatatatatatatatatacttggcACAGGTGTAACTGTTTCATAGCATAGTGAGGTCTGTTTAAAAACGGGACGCACAAAATAATTCGCCCCTAATGAATCAAAATGGCCAACATCAGCAATTACTTAAGTTAAATATGATGAATTTTAAAACAGATAGTAGAACGGTACATTCGATTTgaagatggccgccatatgtaaatatttacaatggATATCTCAAAATCTTAACCAGATAGAACCATTGTTGCAATAGTTATATCCATATTTTAGGGACCTCTGAAACTATTGGTTCATGaaaaaaattagtttatatgctcgccatattggatttaaagATGGCCgctatatgtaaatatttttagtgaATATGTCGAAACTTTGTGAGATCATGAGGTGCCATGTAAATTGCAAACTGTAAAGTGAGGAGGCCGTGATTTTACGAGCTTCACTGGTCCTGATACGGCTACTGCATTTATGAAGTTATCAACGGTTCCTTTTGTAGCCAATGTTACAATGGATTACTCACTTCCATCAATCAAATCACTTTTGACCGACAATGCCGTTAGTAAGCATTAAAACTTACTTGTCCTTATTGACTAGATGTAGAGATTCCACcgtatttgtttttacaaaatggcATAAACGTAACATCAACGCTTAGTCTAGTTTGAGTATACATCCTAGGAAACAAAGTTGTTGACATCTGTTTTTCATTCATccaagaaaaataatttattcagtTTGTACTTTTGTTGTGTCTTCTGGTCATTTTACTTTTGCTAGGATAGCATGACCATTAATTGTTAATGCTATTATTCTATGTAGTATTGGCTCTACAGGAACAATGTTAGTGTACGTCAGGGGAAAAACTAAATTGCACTTCTGTGATCGTTTCCTCTAAGACAATATTCTCTTGTTCAGACTTGGGACTGCCATATGTGGAATGCTGGTGCAGCAACGTAGAGATACTGAACGATGGAGAAGAAGCGAGGGCATAAGATACCAGTCTCTTGACTCAGTGACATCATTAGCAagtgtgggaaagtgtatatgaaagatcccttgctgaattaggaaaaatgtagcgggtttcctctgatgactacgagtgagaattaccaaatgtttgacatcaatagccgatgattatttaatcaatgtgctcttgagGAAAATATATCCTATAATAGGATAGTTTGTTTTGGATTAGCAGTAGACCTGGTGCTGTTAAAattcgggagggggggggggggggggttaaagttAAATAGTCAAATTATAGAGTTTTTGTCTTATATATATTTCCCCCTAACCtaatcatttattatatattttaataatgtacaatatcacAAAAATGTCTGTGAAAATATGGTAACACtttaatttacaattatatatattccGTAAATATATCCCGTGTACTTTTTGGTCATTAGAGAATGTCCCAGTAAAGGATTCACGACTTCTTCAGTTGAAGTAATGAGGTCAATACACAGTACatatttatgggttgttttGAAAGGTCGAATGTTACTAGTTATGATCAGCGACATGCTTATGCAAGGTGACTctggaattattttaaaagtcaaCTTTTGTTGGTGTCCCTTATTACTGACTCAACTCCgttacacattaaataaacGAAACCCAGGCAAatctagaatttttttattctagTTGAAGTGAAAGTTTTCATAACAGAAAAAAATGCCACAGtttgtaacaaaaaacaaataaattaattggcAAGATGCCTCAGGTAAATGAGTAGGTTTAAAATCCTCAACTCCGTTCACttagttaaaaatatatgaattGGTTTCACACCTGTAATTTAACTCACAGACCACACTTGCATGAAGTtgaatattgttttcattttaaacttattttcgtgcttatatccaattaaggttcaagcacgctgtcctgggcacactcctcagctatctgggctgtctgtccaggacagtgagttagttgttagtggttagtgattagtgagagagaagagggtgtagtggtcttacacctacccactgagtcgttaaaactcgctctggatgggaatcggcaccgggctgcgaaccatgtacctatcagccttatgcccgatggcttaaccatgacaccaccgaagccggtaaaGAATAATCAATTATTCAGTCAATAGTCTTATGAGTTATCTGTCCATAATGGTCATGTCCCTCAACTCCGTTACAATGCTTAATGTTGTAATAAGTGTCAGTTATAACAGAGTTGAGGTTATGCATAACTCCCTCAACTCCATTACGTTTATGTCCTCAACTCCAAGACGAGTTTCATAAAGTTCACTATGTACTAATTGtttgaatataataataaaatcatatgAGATTCAGTGGTCATACTTGTTTTATATGCTTCCCAATAATCATAATAAGATGTGAATTTGACCATTCAAATAAAATTGAcccattatattatatgtatatattatgtattaccCTTCAATCACCATACCGGCAAGATATGATCATCAATAGATAACTTCTATATTTTTTGGTCGCTGATAAAAAATATAGAGCTGTATTTGCAATTTGTGACAGAATATTTTATTCTAGTTATGATTAGCAAATGAATGTTGACCATTGACCATAGAACGTAAACTAGCGATGtgatgttaaaatataataataat includes the following:
- the LOC121368256 gene encoding hillarin-like, with amino-acid sequence MYDMDDTHSSDGDSDGADQWRASQLRDPCHRCQKRVYPVEKIDVGVLFHRRCFRCRICGLQLTLRTFHWDQENEADVYCNVHVPKLGPGTLDQDAVGIKSALNAPRRGTEQSDQTRGSVYNPGWQYDANALEFAHYREIFMRGKQKTSTGTYEDFEKLGVFDAQTELEKIQKVEEDHLYEHIMEKREKKLKKLDEELQKEKEKSVKELVVTLERFSPQKGKTGVARETEKLEEHYKLKREEKVRKLMERLTSEEKQQVARMIEKHSQEMLLMIAERLSTTDGQSTPESDRSSSVDLSRPPPVTPPEFKKCQLFKSPSVFERIDNHVFCVILKGYMTFTELVKDLIMDCETDLEKARSIFRWVTWTDLNKLDVEESVNPESPLGLLRGIKYGTETYHDLFKRLCSYAGLYCEVIQGYSKGAGYKPGMKFEDDRFRNTWTAVSIDGSWCFVNCNWGARHVKAGSSRTTSELTGHKRTKRDSDDFGQFSYECDEFYFITDPEDHIYQHFPDDPSWQLLECPITLSEFISLPVVKSPFFNYSLKFVMHYDCIQETESGIVLIQVTVPSPVGFGYTLEPKDKDASPPSLEGRVMLRIIGHKAIFTVAPPKKGRYYFSIFAKDSWCSDSLQSACAFQIKCRERKEYIRSPYPKVSFFGPTPSMSNYGLLPQTHIDPAVTYSHDDLVFNFQLHHDIRLSHSLHYHGNEPGATDEDFQRYIFVKQRDDNSISYLLRCPFIGKYVFAIFGARMTSPDTDSSAPFECLFRYLVECKQAAKIKRPLPRACHRWYNGTLLEPMSGDLESDACVTFRVRAPMASDVALLIGDAWFHFKIIADSIWEGFVKTGKKPCLAKLYAKLDKEKARFSPLLEFQVK